A single genomic interval of Streptomyces graminofaciens harbors:
- a CDS encoding carotenoid oxygenase family protein, with translation MPPNPMTVVPRRTGRTPAPAPGAGWPTDNKFLNGPFAPWTEENEAYDLEVDGEIPADLAGALFRVSSNPRFQPRNTDRYHWWEGDGMVCGIYLREGRAAYRTRWVETDSMKVEVEAGEAVYSGFVNGGTPGRLPEGAPPAKNVANINAGLFDDHLIVYYDGGLPHALDPETLRTLGTYDFHGGIDVLCTGHYKTDPDTGDMLFFAATGPVVTWYRADVKTAEIIDSHSFDIGVPVLMHDFAVSDTYAVFFVTPAQFRLDMVVQSRPGVVWDENSLEHGVQIVLMNRHTHEVTWHELGGHWANTHFFNAYEQDGELIVDGHRISRLGNPADRLSTPLGSHEWFPPAQPYRWRVDLATGRASEEMISGIFGEFPKINDAYTGRPHRYGYFVTTRGLAHDTMSDGLARHDYLLDHTTVVEGPDGLTSPSEPAFVARENARSEDDGYLLTLWWNRTTDLSELLIHDAADLRRTPLARVKLPSRVPFGFHGSWADHLTLDRAIAAHRDDGR, from the coding sequence ATGCCCCCGAACCCCATGACCGTCGTCCCCCGCCGGACGGGACGGACCCCCGCCCCCGCCCCCGGAGCCGGCTGGCCCACCGACAACAAGTTCCTCAACGGCCCCTTCGCGCCCTGGACGGAGGAGAACGAGGCGTACGACCTGGAGGTGGACGGAGAGATACCGGCCGACCTCGCGGGCGCGCTGTTCCGCGTCTCCTCCAACCCCCGCTTCCAGCCCCGCAACACCGACCGCTACCACTGGTGGGAGGGCGACGGCATGGTCTGCGGCATCTACCTGCGCGAGGGCCGGGCCGCCTACCGCACCCGCTGGGTCGAGACCGACTCGATGAAGGTCGAGGTGGAGGCCGGGGAAGCGGTCTACAGCGGCTTCGTCAACGGCGGCACCCCGGGCCGGCTGCCCGAGGGCGCCCCGCCCGCCAAGAACGTGGCCAACATCAACGCCGGCCTCTTCGACGACCACCTGATCGTCTACTACGACGGCGGACTGCCGCACGCGCTGGACCCCGAGACCCTGCGCACCCTCGGCACGTACGACTTCCACGGCGGCATCGACGTCCTGTGCACCGGCCACTACAAGACCGACCCGGACACCGGCGACATGCTGTTCTTCGCCGCCACCGGCCCGGTCGTCACCTGGTACCGCGCCGACGTGAAGACGGCCGAGATCATCGACTCGCACTCCTTCGACATCGGCGTGCCCGTCCTCATGCACGACTTCGCGGTCAGCGACACCTACGCCGTCTTCTTCGTCACCCCCGCCCAGTTCCGCCTCGACATGGTGGTGCAGAGCAGGCCCGGCGTGGTCTGGGACGAGAACTCCCTGGAACACGGGGTGCAGATCGTCCTGATGAACCGCCACACCCACGAGGTCACCTGGCACGAGCTCGGCGGCCACTGGGCCAACACCCACTTCTTCAACGCCTACGAGCAGGACGGCGAGCTGATCGTCGACGGGCACCGCATCAGCCGGCTCGGCAACCCCGCCGACCGCCTCTCCACGCCGCTGGGCTCCCACGAGTGGTTCCCCCCGGCCCAGCCCTACCGGTGGCGTGTGGACCTGGCGACCGGGCGGGCCTCGGAGGAGATGATCAGCGGCATCTTCGGGGAGTTCCCGAAGATCAACGATGCGTACACCGGCCGCCCGCACCGCTACGGCTACTTCGTCACCACACGCGGCCTGGCCCACGACACCATGTCCGACGGGCTGGCCCGCCACGACTACCTCCTCGACCACACCACCGTCGTCGAAGGACCGGACGGCCTGACCAGCCCCAGCGAACCGGCCTTCGTCGCCCGCGAGAACGCCCGCAGCGAGGACGACGGCTACCTGCTCACCCTGTGGTGGAACCGCACCACCGACCTCAGCGAACTCCTCATTCACGACGCCGCCGACCTGCGCCGCACCCCGCTCGCCCGGGTCAAGCTCCCCAGCCGGGTGCCCTTCGGCTTCCACGGCAGCTGGGCCGACCACCTCACCCTGGACCGAGCCATCGCGGCCCACCGCGACGACGGCCGGTAG
- a CDS encoding serine/threonine-protein kinase, translating into MNTWAVPGYTESTELGSGASGRVVLAVHQETGVPVAMKYLAESLRTRPGFVRDFRAEARLLGGLESPYVAGLYEYVESPDGAAIVMELVDGVSLRTLLTSQGPLDPEAALVVLKGSLLGLADAHRIGVVHRDYKPANVLVAPDGESKLVDFGIAADVGTSAGAAGTPAYMAPEQWTGAPASPAADVYAATATFFECLTGHKPYPGDNLAELALQHADAPVPVEEVPEAVRDLVRRGLAKDPQERPTHAEAFATELETAAGAAYGPDWEERGRGRLAALVALLPLLLPSARSAPHTTTDTARTVLGREPGQGWARSWRPGRPGMLVSGAAVLLGALLTYGIQHTPGADPQQAAQALATTSAQPGVESGGPTAPTATTTASSPPSPTSPTSTVSAGPSASDPGTADTGEPSASLTTAPAPETTTPGGATPEATPTTASPGSPAAPAVKDVTVSGFRQTGPTTATATIDITTDGTGPLSLTVSWFTGDTGGQLGTPDGAVQTLERSGATQYTLTVDHTFRSNACYWSVRATTTPASADGGASQQLLTRRCDIR; encoded by the coding sequence ATGAACACATGGGCGGTGCCCGGATACACCGAGTCGACGGAGCTCGGATCAGGGGCGAGCGGGCGGGTCGTCCTTGCCGTGCACCAGGAGACCGGCGTCCCGGTCGCGATGAAGTACCTCGCCGAGTCACTGCGCACCCGGCCCGGCTTCGTACGCGACTTCAGGGCGGAGGCGCGGCTGCTGGGCGGCCTGGAGAGCCCGTACGTCGCCGGGCTGTACGAGTACGTCGAGAGTCCGGACGGCGCCGCCATCGTGATGGAGCTGGTGGACGGTGTCTCGTTGCGGACCCTGCTGACCAGCCAGGGCCCGCTCGACCCCGAGGCCGCCCTCGTGGTCCTGAAGGGCTCGTTGCTCGGTCTGGCCGACGCGCACCGTATCGGCGTCGTCCACCGCGACTACAAGCCGGCGAACGTCCTGGTCGCACCGGACGGAGAGTCCAAGCTCGTCGACTTCGGGATCGCGGCGGACGTCGGCACCAGCGCCGGAGCGGCGGGAACCCCCGCCTACATGGCCCCGGAGCAGTGGACCGGGGCACCCGCCTCTCCCGCCGCCGACGTGTACGCGGCCACGGCCACGTTCTTCGAGTGCCTCACGGGCCACAAGCCGTACCCGGGCGACAATCTCGCCGAACTCGCGCTGCAGCACGCCGATGCGCCCGTCCCCGTCGAGGAGGTCCCCGAGGCGGTGCGGGACCTGGTGCGGCGCGGTCTGGCCAAGGACCCGCAGGAACGGCCCACACACGCCGAGGCGTTCGCCACGGAACTGGAGACGGCCGCCGGCGCCGCCTACGGGCCCGACTGGGAGGAACGCGGGCGCGGCCGGCTCGCCGCGCTGGTGGCCCTGCTGCCGCTGCTGCTGCCGTCGGCCCGCAGCGCCCCGCACACCACGACGGACACCGCGCGTACGGTGCTGGGCCGGGAACCGGGACAAGGCTGGGCGCGGTCGTGGCGGCCCGGTCGGCCGGGGATGCTGGTGTCCGGTGCGGCCGTGCTGCTGGGTGCCCTCCTGACCTACGGCATCCAGCACACACCCGGAGCGGATCCGCAGCAGGCGGCGCAAGCCCTGGCCACCACCAGTGCCCAGCCCGGTGTGGAGTCGGGAGGGCCCACCGCTCCGACCGCGACGACCACCGCCTCGTCCCCGCCGTCCCCCACGTCCCCCACGTCCACCGTGTCAGCCGGCCCGTCGGCCTCGGACCCGGGGACCGCCGACACCGGCGAGCCCTCGGCGTCCCTCACCACGGCTCCGGCCCCGGAGACGACGACGCCCGGCGGGGCGACCCCCGAGGCGACGCCGACGACCGCTTCCCCCGGCTCGCCGGCCGCCCCCGCCGTCAAGGACGTCACGGTGTCGGGTTTCCGCCAGACGGGCCCGACGACCGCCACGGCGACGATCGACATCACCACGGACGGCACCGGGCCGCTCTCCCTCACCGTCTCCTGGTTCACGGGCGACACCGGCGGACAGCTCGGCACCCCGGACGGTGCGGTCCAGACGTTGGAGCGCAGCGGCGCCACCCAGTACACCCTGACCGTCGACCACACCTTCCGGAGCAACGCCTGCTACTGGTCGGTGCGGGCCACGACCACTCCGGCCTCCGCCGACGGCGGCGCCTCGCAGCAGCTTCTGACCAGGCGGTGTGACATCCGATGA
- a CDS encoding type III effector protein, producing the protein MTTADQPAPRPRGLTPTSFLAAAALDTIHEALRTARTPRDGQQPEPARPEPAQAGSQQALAALLLLREVRDQLAAWEPDLIEEAREAGASWADLARPLGVSSRQAAERRYLRVRPGNPGSTGEQRVQATRDRRAADRTVTAWARANAADLRQLAGQITALADLPAAARTPLVELTTALADNDAATLVGPLTDAHTYLASDHPELAARVEDIARHTDRLRRHSGDQRRGPRKPPAP; encoded by the coding sequence ATGACCACCGCCGATCAGCCCGCCCCCCGCCCCCGCGGTCTCACCCCCACGTCGTTCCTGGCCGCCGCGGCGCTGGACACCATCCACGAAGCCCTGCGCACCGCCCGGACACCGCGGGACGGGCAGCAGCCCGAACCCGCCCGGCCCGAACCCGCGCAGGCCGGCTCGCAGCAGGCACTCGCCGCCCTCCTGCTGCTTCGCGAAGTGCGCGATCAGCTCGCCGCATGGGAACCGGACCTGATCGAGGAAGCCCGGGAGGCCGGCGCCAGCTGGGCCGACCTCGCCCGCCCCCTCGGCGTCTCCAGCCGCCAGGCCGCTGAACGCCGCTACCTGCGCGTACGTCCCGGAAACCCGGGCTCCACGGGCGAACAGCGGGTACAAGCCACCCGGGACCGCCGCGCCGCCGACCGCACCGTCACCGCCTGGGCCCGCGCCAACGCCGCGGACCTGCGCCAGCTCGCCGGCCAGATCACCGCGCTCGCCGACCTCCCCGCCGCCGCTCGCACCCCACTCGTCGAACTCACCACCGCCCTCGCCGACAACGACGCGGCCACCCTCGTAGGTCCCCTGACCGACGCGCACACGTACCTGGCGTCCGACCACCCCGAGCTCGCGGCGCGCGTGGAAGACATCGCCCGCCACACCGACCGACTCCGCCGACACAGCGGCGACCAGCGCCGAGGGCCTCGGAAGCCGCCGGCACCTTGA
- a CDS encoding Hsp20/alpha crystallin family protein, with protein MLMRTDPFRELDRLTQQLLNTTGTWSRPSAMPMDAYREGEEYVIALDLPGVSTDAIDIDVERNMLTVKAERRPVTKADDVQMELSERPLGVFSRQVVLADTLDTERIKADYDAGVLTLRIPIAERAKPRKVAIGGGSAHREISG; from the coding sequence ATGTTGATGCGCACCGACCCGTTCCGTGAGCTCGATAGACTCACCCAGCAGCTCCTGAACACGACCGGCACCTGGTCACGGCCGTCGGCGATGCCGATGGACGCCTACCGTGAGGGCGAGGAGTACGTGATCGCCCTCGACCTGCCCGGCGTCTCCACGGACGCGATCGACATCGACGTCGAACGGAACATGCTGACGGTCAAGGCCGAGCGGCGGCCCGTCACCAAGGCGGACGACGTGCAGATGGAGCTCTCCGAGCGGCCTCTGGGCGTCTTCTCCCGCCAGGTCGTGCTGGCCGACACCCTGGACACCGAGCGCATCAAGGCGGACTACGACGCGGGTGTGCTGACCCTGCGGATCCCGATCGCCGAGCGCGCCAAGCCCCGCAAGGTCGCCATCGGTGGCGGCTCCGCGCACAGGGAGATCAGCGGCTGA
- a CDS encoding DUF2267 domain-containing protein: MTMRWEAFLDQVKERGEYESTEEAERAARTVLPLLGAHLVGEVRAELAARLPEEMALVLLNPLQAREPLSPERFVRATAAWIEGATEQTAAWDVGAVLSVAADAAGEELTRRILLQLPAGYDLLFGHPQPV, encoded by the coding sequence ATGACAATGCGATGGGAGGCGTTCCTGGACCAGGTCAAGGAACGCGGAGAGTACGAGAGCACAGAGGAAGCCGAGCGGGCGGCCCGCACGGTGCTGCCGCTCCTGGGCGCGCACCTGGTGGGCGAGGTACGGGCGGAGCTGGCAGCCCGGCTGCCGGAGGAGATGGCACTCGTCCTGCTCAATCCGCTCCAGGCACGCGAGCCGCTCTCCCCCGAGCGGTTCGTACGGGCCACCGCGGCATGGATCGAGGGAGCAACTGAACAGACCGCGGCCTGGGACGTGGGCGCCGTGCTCAGCGTGGCCGCGGACGCCGCGGGCGAAGAGCTCACCCGGCGCATCCTGCTCCAGCTCCCGGCGGGCTACGACCTGCTGTTCGGCCACCCCCAGCCCGTATAG
- a CDS encoding chloride channel protein yields MPVATTGAEAPSPTPDPMTLLRSRAYLVLLLMAALIGVPVSAAAFGFLALVGEVQPLIYTDLPESLGFDGTPPWWPLPLLAVGGLLVALTIQYLPGHGGHEPTAGFKPAAAPTPIELPGVFVAALATLCFAAVLGPEAPLLALGGGLAAGAVRMVKRDPPKQMIAVLGAAGSFAAVSSLLGSPLLGAFLLMEASGLGGPMMALVLVPGLLAAGIGALIFVGLGSWTGLGTYSLALRDVPEATRPTAAEFGWALVIGVSAALVGAGIRWLAVRLKTLVERRRVPTTVVMGLVVAGLAIGYAEGTGKAATDVLYSGQTAMDPLLTHSAAYSVGALSLLVLCKGLAYCTSLSAFRGGPIFPAMFVGAAGGILFSHLPGLSLVAGFAMGIGAMSAAMLGLPLVSVLLATLLIGAQGLTVMPLVIVAVVVSYVSTARLTAPP; encoded by the coding sequence ATGCCGGTTGCCACGACCGGGGCCGAGGCCCCGTCGCCGACCCCGGACCCGATGACGCTTCTTCGGAGCCGCGCGTACCTGGTGCTTCTGCTGATGGCCGCGCTGATCGGCGTACCGGTGTCCGCGGCGGCGTTCGGCTTCCTCGCGCTGGTCGGGGAAGTGCAGCCGTTGATCTACACGGATCTGCCCGAGTCGCTGGGGTTCGACGGAACGCCACCTTGGTGGCCGCTGCCGCTGCTCGCCGTAGGGGGGCTGCTTGTGGCACTGACGATCCAGTACCTGCCGGGACACGGCGGCCATGAACCGACAGCCGGGTTCAAGCCCGCGGCCGCGCCCACACCCATCGAGCTGCCCGGCGTCTTCGTCGCCGCCCTCGCGACGCTCTGCTTCGCCGCCGTCCTCGGACCCGAGGCACCTCTCCTGGCACTCGGCGGCGGGCTCGCCGCCGGCGCCGTGCGGATGGTCAAGCGCGACCCCCCGAAGCAGATGATCGCGGTGCTGGGCGCGGCGGGCAGCTTCGCCGCCGTCAGCTCACTGCTGGGATCCCCTCTGCTGGGAGCGTTCCTCCTGATGGAGGCCTCGGGGCTGGGCGGGCCGATGATGGCGCTGGTGTTGGTGCCCGGCCTGTTGGCCGCGGGCATCGGCGCGCTCATCTTCGTCGGGCTGGGATCCTGGACCGGGCTGGGCACCTACTCGCTGGCACTGCGCGACGTACCCGAGGCCACACGCCCGACAGCGGCGGAATTCGGTTGGGCTCTGGTCATCGGAGTGTCGGCCGCACTCGTGGGTGCGGGAATCCGATGGCTCGCCGTCCGGCTCAAGACGCTCGTCGAGAGACGACGGGTGCCGACCACGGTGGTCATGGGCCTGGTCGTGGCGGGGCTGGCGATCGGCTACGCGGAGGGCACCGGCAAAGCGGCGACCGACGTGCTGTACTCGGGGCAGACGGCGATGGATCCGCTCCTCACGCACAGCGCCGCGTACTCGGTGGGGGCGTTGTCGCTGCTGGTGTTGTGCAAGGGCCTGGCCTACTGCACATCGCTCAGCGCTTTCAGGGGCGGCCCGATCTTTCCCGCGATGTTCGTGGGAGCGGCGGGCGGCATCCTGTTCTCCCACCTGCCGGGGCTGAGCCTGGTCGCGGGGTTCGCGATGGGAATCGGAGCGATGAGCGCCGCGATGCTGGGACTTCCGCTGGTCTCCGTCCTGCTGGCCACACTGCTGATCGGGGCACAGGGGCTCACCGTCATGCCGCTGGTGATCGTCGCGGTCGTGGTCTCGTACGTCTCGACAGCGAGGCTCACCGCTCCTCCATAG
- a CDS encoding RICIN domain-containing protein: protein MSQGTSSDQSRSRGRGPRRTAGVLLLTLLAVVAALLIPASAAQAATTVTFTTGAARTDTSGNTLQLHGMGIIKVGDTWYGFGENKTGVNSSNTSFQAIACYSSTDLANWTYRGDALSLQSSGDLGPSRVVERPKVIYNATTQKYVMYVHIDSLNYSEAKVGVATSSTPCGAYDYRGSSRPLGQLSRDIGLFQDTDGTAYLLSEDRNNGLRIDLLSSDYLTPVSTVAILGSGGGANSFESPAMIKANGIYYLLASHLTGWSLNDNVYSTATSVSGTWSAMRNFAAPGTKTYGSQTANIITVAGTAGTTYIYAGDRWNASDLGASQLIWLPLTIRGTTVNLGQYPTWSLDVQAGTWTPNSGVPSAGVHTLTNSGSSMRLDVTGASTATNANVIQATGTSGTDQQWTVTKVADNIYTLKNVNSGLCLDVPSKSTAENRQLIQWTCNGGTNQQFFFDLVGSYTGSVYMLVAVHSGLNLGVLNNATTTGAAVVQLTGTGATSQKWTVG from the coding sequence ATGTCCCAAGGAACGTCTTCCGATCAGAGCCGCAGCCGCGGACGCGGACCACGGCGCACAGCCGGCGTCCTGCTCCTGACCCTGCTGGCGGTGGTCGCCGCGCTCCTGATACCCGCCTCGGCAGCCCAGGCCGCCACCACCGTGACCTTCACGACCGGCGCGGCACGGACCGACACCAGCGGCAACACCCTGCAGCTCCACGGCATGGGCATCATCAAGGTCGGTGACACCTGGTACGGCTTCGGCGAGAACAAGACGGGTGTGAACTCGTCCAACACGTCCTTCCAGGCCATCGCCTGCTACAGCTCGACCGACCTGGCGAACTGGACGTACCGGGGCGACGCGCTGTCCCTGCAGAGCAGCGGTGACCTCGGCCCGTCCCGGGTGGTCGAGCGGCCGAAGGTGATCTACAACGCCACCACCCAGAAGTACGTGATGTACGTGCACATCGACAGCCTCAACTACTCCGAGGCCAAGGTCGGTGTCGCCACCAGCAGCACGCCCTGCGGCGCCTACGACTATCGGGGCAGCTCCCGCCCGCTGGGCCAACTGAGCCGTGACATCGGCCTGTTCCAGGACACCGACGGCACCGCCTACCTGCTGTCGGAGGACCGCAACAACGGCCTGCGCATCGACCTGCTCTCCAGTGACTACCTCACCCCGGTGAGCACGGTCGCCATCCTGGGCAGCGGCGGCGGCGCCAACAGCTTCGAGTCACCCGCGATGATCAAGGCCAACGGGATCTACTACCTGCTGGCCTCGCACCTGACCGGCTGGAGCCTGAACGACAACGTCTACTCCACCGCCACCTCCGTCAGCGGCACCTGGTCCGCGATGAGGAACTTCGCCGCCCCGGGCACCAAGACGTACGGCAGCCAGACCGCCAACATCATCACGGTGGCCGGCACCGCCGGTACGACGTACATCTACGCCGGTGACCGCTGGAACGCCTCCGACCTCGGCGCGTCCCAGCTCATCTGGCTGCCGCTGACCATCAGGGGCACGACGGTGAACCTCGGCCAGTACCCGACCTGGTCGCTGGACGTCCAGGCGGGCACCTGGACACCGAACAGCGGCGTGCCGAGTGCGGGAGTCCACACCCTGACGAACTCGGGCAGCTCCATGCGGCTCGATGTCACCGGCGCCTCCACCGCCACCAACGCCAATGTCATCCAGGCGACCGGCACGAGCGGGACGGACCAGCAGTGGACCGTCACCAAGGTCGCGGACAACATCTACACGCTGAAGAACGTCAACAGCGGGCTGTGCCTGGACGTCCCCAGCAAGTCGACCGCCGAGAACCGCCAGCTCATCCAGTGGACCTGCAACGGCGGCACCAACCAGCAGTTCTTCTTCGACCTGGTCGGCAGTTACACGGGCAGCGTCTACATGCTGGTGGCCGTGCACAGCGGGCTGAACCTCGGGGTGCTGAACAACGCGACGACCACCGGAGCGGCGGTCGTCCAGTTGACGGGCACGGGCGCGACGAGCCAGAAGTGGACCGTCGGCTAA
- a CDS encoding glycoside hydrolase family 97 protein, with the protein MEASASGNLSDRRPTTERPPGLSRRGLLKGAAVTTGGVVLGLGDVSVAQAADSSITATSPNGTNKITMSLVGGVLQWSVKRGGTTVLNPSALGLVLSDGTELGTRNVSVTNYQHWTKDSTWTPVFGRNATIRDHYQEMRWNLRDGTSGVNFSVQLRAYDTGVALRCVLLDTGSATISDELTTWVFPDNTTIYSARDENAYSPIAPEAIPYTGTSSTDNGNLSDLPLLVTLDSGLCATVCESSRVNYPRSMVSSVTGADNTLKTYLMKKSARSSGTTQNTTTVTTPFATPWRVLVLGDEAGDLIDNAELVLNLAPACALPDTSWIKPGKVFRCELTTAAGTQGVDFAVARSLDYIEYDAGWYGPEFTTTDATAAISAIDLPAVIDYATANGIGVFLYVNRIAATDPDTLFALYKSWGVAGIKLGFINDGTQAMTNQIIAWAKAAAKYKLLIDMHDDVRSWGYERTYPNWISLEGVRGNEQFPTATNNVLLPFARNVGGPMDYTICYGQSRDQTTNNHQMAMAAVYYQPLNFLYWYSKPSAYATAANWPGLAWFDAIPTTWDESTTPVASLGQYVAVARRSGSTWFLGVMNNENARTVSVPLAFLDSGTSYTATVYADGTAGSSPYATPTVVSTRTVTSATTLSVTMTSAGGQAVILTPVS; encoded by the coding sequence ATGGAAGCTTCCGCATCGGGGAACCTGTCCGACCGTCGGCCCACGACCGAGCGTCCCCCGGGGCTGTCCCGACGAGGGCTCCTCAAAGGGGCGGCGGTCACCACAGGGGGCGTGGTCCTGGGCCTCGGCGACGTGTCCGTGGCCCAGGCCGCGGACTCGTCGATCACGGCGACCTCGCCGAACGGCACGAACAAGATCACGATGTCCCTGGTCGGCGGGGTGCTCCAGTGGTCGGTCAAGCGCGGCGGCACCACCGTCCTCAACCCCTCGGCGCTGGGCCTGGTGCTGAGCGACGGCACCGAACTGGGCACGCGCAACGTGTCGGTGACCAACTATCAGCACTGGACCAAGGACAGCACCTGGACCCCGGTCTTCGGTCGCAACGCGACGATCCGGGACCACTACCAGGAGATGCGCTGGAACCTCCGGGACGGCACCAGCGGCGTCAACTTCTCCGTCCAACTGCGCGCCTACGACACGGGTGTCGCGCTGCGCTGCGTCCTGCTCGACACGGGCAGCGCCACCATCTCCGACGAGCTGACGACCTGGGTCTTCCCCGACAACACGACCATCTACAGCGCCCGGGACGAGAACGCCTACAGCCCGATCGCGCCGGAAGCCATCCCGTACACCGGCACCTCCAGCACCGACAACGGCAACCTCAGCGACCTGCCGCTGCTGGTCACCCTGGACAGCGGCCTGTGCGCCACCGTCTGCGAATCCTCCCGGGTGAACTACCCGCGGTCGATGGTCAGCTCCGTCACCGGCGCCGACAACACGCTCAAGACGTACCTGATGAAGAAGTCCGCCCGTTCCTCGGGGACCACCCAGAACACCACGACCGTCACCACGCCGTTCGCCACACCGTGGCGTGTCCTGGTGCTCGGCGACGAGGCCGGCGACCTGATCGACAACGCCGAGCTCGTACTCAACCTCGCCCCGGCCTGCGCCCTGCCGGACACCTCCTGGATCAAGCCGGGCAAGGTGTTCCGCTGCGAGCTGACCACCGCCGCCGGCACCCAGGGCGTGGACTTCGCCGTCGCCCGCAGCCTGGACTACATCGAGTACGACGCCGGCTGGTACGGCCCGGAGTTCACCACCACCGACGCCACCGCCGCGATAAGCGCCATCGACCTGCCCGCCGTGATCGACTACGCCACCGCCAACGGCATCGGGGTCTTCCTCTACGTCAACCGGATCGCCGCGACGGACCCGGACACCCTGTTCGCCCTGTACAAGAGCTGGGGCGTGGCCGGTATCAAGCTCGGTTTCATCAACGACGGCACCCAGGCGATGACCAACCAGATCATCGCCTGGGCCAAGGCCGCCGCCAAGTACAAGCTGCTGATCGACATGCACGACGACGTCCGCTCCTGGGGTTACGAGCGCACCTACCCCAACTGGATCAGCCTGGAGGGCGTCCGCGGCAACGAACAGTTCCCGACCGCGACCAACAACGTCCTGCTGCCCTTCGCCCGCAACGTCGGCGGCCCGATGGACTACACCATCTGCTACGGCCAGTCGCGCGACCAGACCACCAACAACCACCAGATGGCGATGGCCGCCGTCTACTACCAGCCGCTGAACTTCCTCTACTGGTACTCCAAGCCCTCCGCCTACGCCACCGCCGCCAACTGGCCGGGCCTCGCCTGGTTCGACGCCATCCCCACCACCTGGGACGAGAGCACCACGCCCGTGGCCTCCCTCGGCCAGTACGTCGCGGTGGCCCGCCGCAGCGGCAGCACGTGGTTCCTCGGAGTGATGAACAACGAGAACGCGCGCACCGTGTCGGTTCCGCTGGCCTTCCTCGACAGCGGCACGTCCTACACGGCCACCGTGTACGCCGACGGAACGGCGGGCAGTTCCCCCTACGCGACCCCCACCGTCGTCAGCACCAGGACGGTCACCTCCGCCACCACTCTCAGCGTGACCATGACCAGCGCGGGCGGACAGGCGGTGATCCTCACACCGGTGAGCTGA
- a CDS encoding HupE/UreJ family protein, which produces MGHSLTLALAASGVVHVPSRPVETLIAFSIAVSAVHAIRPLVARGEVLIAAGFGLVHGLAFASLIGDLGLDRGSLVTTLLGFNLGIELTQLLVVALMMPSLLVLAHTPHYPAFRLGVAVVGLVFSVSWMLERATLTSGDPFEGTQTWLVGHPLLVAGTVATLAVAARLRCRVPWTAAGK; this is translated from the coding sequence GTGGGCCACTCGCTCACCCTGGCCCTGGCGGCCTCGGGAGTGGTCCACGTCCCGTCACGGCCGGTCGAGACGCTCATCGCGTTCTCGATCGCGGTGTCGGCGGTCCATGCGATACGGCCGCTGGTGGCACGCGGCGAGGTGCTGATCGCCGCCGGTTTCGGCCTGGTCCACGGCCTCGCCTTCGCCTCGCTCATCGGTGACCTCGGCCTCGACCGGGGGTCGCTCGTGACCACGCTGCTGGGTTTCAACCTGGGCATCGAACTGACGCAGTTGCTCGTCGTCGCCCTGATGATGCCGTCGCTGCTGGTCCTGGCCCACACTCCCCACTACCCCGCGTTCCGCCTAGGGGTGGCAGTCGTCGGCCTCGTCTTCTCGGTCTCCTGGATGCTGGAGCGCGCGACACTGACCTCCGGCGACCCGTTCGAGGGCACACAGACATGGCTGGTCGGACACCCCCTGCTCGTCGCCGGGACGGTGGCGACACTCGCCGTCGCCGCCCGCCTCAGATGCCGGGTGCCCTGGACGGCGGCCGGAAAGTGA
- a CDS encoding DUF4287 domain-containing protein has protein sequence MTAPVKGPASYFPSIEKKYGRPIAEWKELIRASPLTKHMELVAWLKSEHGLGHGHANALVAHTLAE, from the coding sequence ATGACCGCACCTGTGAAGGGCCCCGCCAGTTACTTCCCCTCGATCGAGAAGAAGTACGGCCGTCCGATAGCGGAGTGGAAGGAGCTGATCCGCGCCTCGCCCCTGACCAAGCACATGGAACTCGTTGCCTGGCTCAAGAGCGAGCACGGCCTGGGGCACGGCCACGCCAATGCGCTCGTGGCGCACACGCTTGCCGAGTAG